A genomic window from Triticum urartu cultivar G1812 chromosome 7, Tu2.1, whole genome shotgun sequence includes:
- the LOC125523933 gene encoding xyloglucan endotransglycosylase/hydrolase protein 8-like, with amino-acid sequence MAMPRAVSLSVAVLLALLASAESWLYEEFTTDGNVRADYNAQGQQVASLVLPQQSGGGAFGSRQKYLYGQFSIQMKLVPGNSAGTVTSFYLSSGDGPGHDEIDMEFMGNATGQPVVLNTNVWANGDGKKEHQFDLWFDPAADFHTYTIIWNDKNVLFKVDDLFIRSFRRYADLPYPGAKPMSVHATLWDGSYWATQKGKVPVDWSGAPFVVSYRGYTADACVPNGGEGSPLSCPAGTDRWMNRQLDDAERGTVAWAKRDYMRYNYCDDGWRFPQGFPAECSRG; translated from the exons ATGGCGATGCCGCGGGCCGTGTCCTTATCGGTCGCCGTGCTCCTGGCGCTCCTGGCGTCGGCGGAGTCGTGGCTGTACGAGGAGTTCACCACGGACGGCAACGTGCGCGCCGACTACAACGCGCAGGGGCAGCAGGTGGCGTCGCTCGTCCTCCCCCAGCAGTCCGGCGGCGGCGCCTTCGGCTCCCGGCAAAAGTACCTCTACGGCCAGTTCAGCATCCAGATGAAGCTCGTCCCCGGCAACTCCGCCGGCACCGTCACCTCCTTCTAC CTGTCGTCGGGCGACGGCCCCGGGCACGACGAGATCGACATGGAGTTCATGGGCAACGCCACGGGGCAGCCGGTGGTGCTCAACACCAACGTGTGGGCCAACGGCGACGGCAAGAAGGAGCACCAGTTCGACCTCTGGTTCGACCCGGCGGCCGACTTCCACACCTACACCATCATCTGGAACGACAAGAACGTCCTCTTCAAGGTGGACGACCTCTTCATCCGCAGCTTCAGGCGCTACGCCGACCTGCCCTACCCGGGCGCCAAGCCCATGTCCGTGCACGCCACGCTCTGGGACGGCAGCTACTGGGCCACGCAGAAGGGCAAGGTCCCCGTCGACTGGTCGGGCGCGCCCTTCGTCGTCTCCTACCGCGGCTATACCGCCGACGCCTGCGTGCCCAACGGCGGGGAAGGCAGCCCGCTCTCCTGCCCCGCCGGCACCGACCGCTGGATGAACCGGCAGCTCGACGACGCCGAGCGCGGCACCGTCGCCTGGGCCAAGCGCGACTACATGCGCTACAACTACTGCGACGACGGCTGGCGATTCCCGCAGGGCTTCCCCGCCGAGTGCTCACGCGGCTGA